A genome region from Bemisia tabaci chromosome 3, PGI_BMITA_v3 includes the following:
- the LOC109030993 gene encoding uncharacterized protein, whose amino-acid sequence MLSFEITRLLVAVGIFVLGVSSFIGPELGRTFQEIYPQLAGRMGYKEVAKAVNVAARPIRDRVLKQGKELYDGLEGCRLLKSNFGQTLTHCQTATQQVNEMEGMQGMQGMEGTQGMQAESTWQRVSSSTEGAPEGAVHSLVMGVMG is encoded by the exons ATGCTCTCCTTTGAAATTACG AGGCTGTTGGTCGCCGTTGGAATTTTTGTGCTGGGCGTATCGTCTTTCATAGGACCCGAGctcggtcgaacttttcaagAAATCTACCCGCAACTTGCCGGGCGAATGGGATACAAAGAGGTGGCGAAAGCTGTGAACGTCGCGGCCAGACCGATTAGAGACAGGGTCCTCAAACAGGGGAAGGAGTTGTACGATGGGCTGGAAGGGTGCAGGCTGTTGAAATCCAACTTTGGGCAGACGTTGACTCATTGTCAAACCGCGACCCAACAAGTGAACGAAATGGAAGGAATGCAAGGAATGCAAGGAATGGAAGGAACACAAGGAATGCAAGCAGAAAGCACTTGGCAAAGAGTGTCGTCAAGCACCGAAGGAGCGCCAGAGGGGGCCGTCCACTCTCTTGTGATGGGAGTCATGGGGTGA